The genome window ATGTGCCGATGGACGCGTCCGTGAATCCGTACCGCGGCTGCGAGCACGGATGCATCTATTGCTACGCGCGCCCGTACCACGAATATCTCGGCCTGTCCGCCGGTGCCGATTTCGAAAGCAAGATCTTCGTCAAGGAAGATGCCGCCGCGCTGCTGCGCGAAGCGCTCGCTGCGAAATCCTGGACGCCCCAGGTGATTGGACTGAGCGGCGTCACCGACCCGTATCAACCCGTGGAGCGCAAACTGCGAATCACGCGCGCGTGCCTGGAGGTGCTTGAGCAGTGCCGCAACCCCGTGGCCGTCATCACCAAGAACCATCTCGTGACGCGCGACATCGACCTGCTGGCGTCACTGGCGCAACACCAGGCCGCGCAGGTGTTTCTTTCAATCACCACACTCGATGATGACCTCGCGCGCGTCATGGAGCCGCGGGCATCGCGTCCGGCGCTGCGACTGGAAGCCGTGCGGAAGCTGCGCGAGGCTGGCATACCCGTGGGCGTGATGGTGGCGCCCATCATTCCGGCGCTCACCGACCATGAAGTGCCCGCCATCCTCGAGGCCGCGGCTGAGGCGGGCGCCATGATGGCCGGCTGCACCGTCGTCCGTCTGCCGCACGGCGTCAAAGATCTGTTCGAGGCGTGGCTTGAGGCGCATGCGCCGCTTCGCAAAGAGAAGGTGCTCAACCGGCTTCGCGCCATGCGCGACGGCAAGCTCAACGATCCGAAGTTTGGCAGCCGCATGGTTGGCCAGGGCCCGTTCGCTGAGTCCATCCACCAGGTGTTCGACCTCCATCGACGCAAACTGGGGCTGAACCAGAGGCTCACGCTCTCCACACAAGCCTTTCGGCGCCCTGGCGGCAGCCAGATGCGTCTGTTTGGCTGACTCCGACGGTACAGCCTCCGGCTCGTTCGAGCCTGTAGGATCAACCTGGAAGCATGGCAGTCCTG of Acidobacteriota bacterium contains these proteins:
- a CDS encoding PA0069 family radical SAM protein; translation: MSSHPAVKGRGAPANPSGRFERLAFVQEPGDEPDDDRPALPTELFRDTSKSILAFNDSPDVPMDASVNPYRGCEHGCIYCYARPYHEYLGLSAGADFESKIFVKEDAAALLREALAAKSWTPQVIGLSGVTDPYQPVERKLRITRACLEVLEQCRNPVAVITKNHLVTRDIDLLASLAQHQAAQVFLSITTLDDDLARVMEPRASRPALRLEAVRKLREAGIPVGVMVAPIIPALTDHEVPAILEAAAEAGAMMAGCTVVRLPHGVKDLFEAWLEAHAPLRKEKVLNRLRAMRDGKLNDPKFGSRMVGQGPFAESIHQVFDLHRRKLGLNQRLTLSTQAFRRPGGSQMRLFG